The following coding sequences lie in one Verrucomicrobia bacterium CG1_02_43_26 genomic window:
- a CDS encoding 4-hydroxy-tetrahydrodipicolinate reductase: MLKILLNGAKGRMGTAIQEVSPDSGIAIAYSIERGGHLNIPADQVDVIVDFSTVEGSLAVLDYALKNKKPILIGTTGFNLEQLQAIKSAALTIPVLMSGNYAIGVNVLFYLTELAAEKLGKAYHAEIMEIHHALKVDAPSGTALALAETIANARGKTSHLQCGREGLTGKRTEDEIGLHALRGGDVVGEHTTYFIGQGERLELTQRTWDRLIYARGALRAACWLVTQKAPGLYNMRDVLNLNK; encoded by the coding sequence ATGCTCAAAATATTGCTAAATGGTGCCAAAGGCAGAATGGGAACTGCTATTCAAGAAGTTTCACCGGATTCCGGCATAGCTATAGCCTATTCTATCGAGCGTGGCGGGCATTTAAATATACCGGCTGATCAGGTAGACGTTATTGTTGATTTCAGTACTGTTGAAGGCAGTTTGGCGGTATTGGACTATGCGCTCAAAAATAAAAAACCTATTTTGATCGGAACAACTGGCTTTAACCTAGAACAGCTTCAAGCAATCAAATCTGCAGCTCTCACCATTCCGGTTCTCATGAGCGGCAATTATGCTATCGGAGTAAATGTTTTATTTTATCTCACGGAATTAGCAGCTGAAAAGTTAGGCAAAGCATACCATGCCGAAATTATGGAGATCCACCACGCCCTGAAGGTAGATGCTCCGAGTGGTACCGCCCTTGCATTGGCTGAGACAATCGCAAATGCCCGAGGCAAAACATCACATCTACAATGTGGCCGCGAAGGACTCACCGGCAAACGCACTGAAGATGAAATAGGCCTGCACGCTCTGCGTGGGGGAGATGTTGTAGGAGAACACACCACATATTTTATAGGCCAAGGAGAGCGCTTGGAATTAACCCAGCGTACTTGGGATCGCCTTATTTACGCACGGGGAGCTCTACGTGCGGCCTGTTGGCTAGTCACGCAAAAGGCACCAGGGCTTTATAACATGCGCGATGTATTGAATTTAAATAAATAA
- a CDS encoding NADH-quinone oxidoreductase subunit N — MNPFNPLFLQASIFVPLIAAFVLIIRKPENENFVRSVALLGFIVPALCSVWLFFEYNVAAITHGGYAFYSNIDTGLNGLGISLKLGLNGISAPLYLLAGIVGLAAGYHAIITKVENISRYLVLLLLMQAGLMGVFASIDIFFFFFFHEFALVPTFIMIGVWGGKGRRTAAMEMTVYLTLGALITLVGLIALYVSCGIGSFDLISLKQFLAKYPLLVTVENNIFPILLIGFGILVSLFPFHSWAPRGYAAAPTPTAMMHAGVLKKFGLYGLIQIAAPLLPQGAANWSFFLAILALCNVFILGLVTTSQRDLKQMIGYSSVMHMGYCFLGIVTLSTIGIGGTILLMFAHGLSVALLFLMSSLLYKRTQTFDMTAMGGLYKKTPILAAFFLTAIMANIGLPGFANFWGELTIFISLWEYSHWMTFVAIFGIVISAVYGLRAMAWIFMGKPRDSFKDQYNSADMTDISIAERVPAVLLIATLVIIGFWPRPMSDFINDELKTTVYEIKSIQQ, encoded by the coding sequence ATGAATCCATTTAACCCACTTTTCTTACAAGCCTCTATATTTGTACCGTTGATAGCGGCATTTGTGCTCATCATTAGAAAGCCTGAGAACGAAAATTTTGTGCGCTCTGTTGCTTTGCTCGGGTTCATTGTCCCTGCGCTATGCTCTGTGTGGTTATTTTTTGAATACAATGTAGCGGCCATTACTCACGGAGGCTACGCCTTTTACTCAAATATTGATACCGGGCTAAACGGTTTAGGGATTAGCCTCAAGCTCGGCTTAAACGGCATTTCCGCGCCCTTGTACTTGCTAGCGGGTATTGTGGGGTTGGCAGCGGGTTATCATGCTATTATTACAAAAGTAGAAAACATTTCCCGCTACCTTGTTCTATTGCTCTTGATGCAAGCGGGCTTGATGGGAGTTTTCGCATCCATTGATATCTTTTTCTTCTTCTTCTTCCATGAATTTGCGCTCGTACCTACCTTTATTATGATTGGTGTATGGGGCGGAAAAGGCCGCAGAACCGCGGCTATGGAAATGACGGTTTACTTGACCTTAGGCGCTCTCATTACACTCGTTGGCTTGATTGCCCTTTATGTTTCCTGTGGCATCGGTTCGTTTGACCTGATCTCCCTAAAACAGTTTCTTGCCAAGTACCCATTATTGGTCACCGTTGAAAACAATATATTCCCCATATTACTCATCGGCTTTGGTATACTCGTCTCCCTTTTCCCCTTCCATAGTTGGGCGCCAAGAGGCTATGCCGCCGCACCTACACCGACAGCTATGATGCATGCCGGTGTTTTGAAAAAGTTTGGCCTATACGGGCTCATTCAGATAGCGGCACCCTTGTTGCCACAAGGAGCAGCTAATTGGAGTTTCTTCCTCGCCATTTTAGCCCTCTGTAACGTATTCATTCTCGGGCTGGTGACAACTTCCCAACGCGACTTAAAGCAGATGATCGGTTATAGCTCGGTGATGCACATGGGCTATTGCTTCCTAGGTATCGTAACCCTTTCCACGATCGGTATCGGCGGTACTATTTTATTGATGTTCGCGCACGGGCTTTCTGTGGCACTATTGTTCTTGATGAGTTCTCTGTTGTATAAACGCACGCAAACCTTTGATATGACGGCTATGGGTGGCTTGTATAAAAAGACACCTATTCTGGCAGCCTTTTTCTTAACAGCTATTATGGCCAATATAGGCCTTCCCGGGTTTGCTAATTTCTGGGGCGAGCTGACAATTTTTATAAGCCTATGGGAATACAGCCATTGGATGACTTTTGTGGCCATTTTTGGTATCGTAATCTCTGCTGTTTATGGCTTGAGAGCAATGGCCTGGATTTTTATGGGCAAACCCAGAGATTCATTCAAAGATCAGTATAATTCCGCGGACATGACAGATATCTCGATTGCGGAACGTGTTCCTGCAGTTCTATTAATTGCGACACTTGTTATTATAGGATTTTGGCCAAGACCGATGTCAGACTTTATAAACGATGAACTGAAAACAACAGTTTACGAAATTAAAAGTATTCAACAATAG
- a CDS encoding Holliday junction DNA helicase RuvA, whose product MIVTVEGKVVESTLVQAIIETANGLGYEVNMPISTMEKLPRVGNNVKLHTIVVYREDSQTLYGFSSREERDFFRLLVEKVSGIGPKIALGIMSKLSVDTIKNAIAKGDVGLLSKCPGIGKKTAERLVLELKDKVFSIGTTTVSMCTGEPATGGDSFGNAVQDAIAALVTLGYKLTEADKAVQSAVKTLGKEALAEELIRKALG is encoded by the coding sequence ATGATCGTAACAGTTGAAGGTAAAGTCGTTGAAAGCACACTTGTGCAGGCCATTATAGAGACCGCTAACGGTTTGGGATATGAGGTGAATATGCCCATCTCTACTATGGAAAAGTTGCCTCGTGTGGGGAATAATGTAAAATTGCACACCATTGTCGTCTATCGTGAGGACTCTCAAACGTTGTACGGTTTTTCATCACGCGAGGAACGAGACTTCTTTCGCTTGTTGGTTGAAAAAGTATCCGGTATCGGGCCAAAAATTGCCCTGGGTATTATGAGCAAGCTGTCTGTTGATACTATTAAAAACGCAATTGCTAAAGGCGATGTTGGGCTATTATCAAAATGCCCCGGAATTGGAAAAAAAACAGCCGAACGTTTAGTGCTGGAGTTAAAAGATAAGGTCTTTTCTATAGGCACAACTACGGTTTCCATGTGCACGGGGGAACCCGCTACAGGTGGTGATTCATTCGGCAATGCCGTTCAGGACGCTATTGCCGCTCTGGTAACCTTGGGCTATAAGCTCACTGAAGCTGATAAAGCGGTTCAAAGCGCGGTAAAGACTCTAGGAAAAGAGGCCTTGGCAGAAGAATTGATTCGAAAAGCGCTTGGTTAG
- a CDS encoding NADH-quinone oxidoreductase subunit N yields the protein MEILRLIAESNQWIYIEPEILLGILALLLLGLEMLLPQHLKMIIPRVAIGGLLVALLFILICSNAFVEKPISNFSGMLLHTPLGEVMRVFFLFASVLVGYLASVYFMKQDLPRTEFYHLLVVATIGLMLLAQSNHFIMLFVSLELVSVAFYVMISYARSSVFSLEAGFKYLILSGVSTAILLFGIVLLYGVAGNPMIEGHTVDALSFTELASFIGLNSHNFIVQVAVVLVICGVAFKIGAFPFQIWIPDVYQGAPTPVMAFLAVSSKAGGFIVLINLITGPFWPMQYLLIPMLSAIAGITILFGNLAAVPQGNVKRLIGLSGIAHAGYMLIGVIAAFKVSWAIPAVIFYLYAYLFASFAVAGVMVLVCGHNDEDQRLEHYENLAKANPFLGFVLGVGLVSLAGIPPTAGFIAKLFIFIAAYIAGLYVLLGIAVIGVVISIYYYFDWIRETYFFAWKAKDDRKEAEDVYALPASSCIHRFVLGLLATLTIVMGLYQGSLGAFIFAAHM from the coding sequence ATGGAAATTTTAAGATTAATCGCGGAGTCCAACCAATGGATCTATATTGAACCGGAGATCTTGCTCGGGATATTGGCCCTATTGCTTTTAGGGCTAGAGATGCTTTTACCCCAGCATTTGAAGATGATCATTCCTCGAGTAGCCATAGGGGGTTTGTTAGTCGCATTATTATTTATTTTGATATGCAGTAACGCATTTGTTGAAAAACCGATTTCTAATTTTTCCGGCATGCTCTTACACACGCCCTTAGGGGAAGTGATGCGGGTGTTCTTCCTGTTTGCTTCGGTACTTGTGGGTTATTTAGCCTCTGTCTATTTTATGAAACAGGACTTGCCGCGAACAGAGTTTTACCACCTCTTGGTTGTTGCAACGATCGGTTTGATGCTCTTGGCACAGAGTAACCACTTTATCATGCTGTTTGTTTCCCTGGAACTGGTTTCTGTAGCCTTCTACGTAATGATCAGTTACGCCAGGAGCAGTGTGTTTAGCTTGGAAGCCGGCTTTAAGTACTTGATTCTTAGCGGCGTGAGCACTGCCATCCTGCTCTTCGGTATTGTTTTATTATACGGTGTTGCAGGTAACCCCATGATTGAAGGGCATACGGTAGACGCGCTTAGCTTTACCGAATTAGCCAGCTTTATTGGGCTGAATTCTCATAACTTTATCGTCCAAGTCGCCGTTGTTTTAGTGATTTGTGGTGTTGCCTTTAAAATTGGTGCCTTTCCCTTCCAGATCTGGATACCGGACGTTTACCAAGGTGCGCCAACTCCTGTAATGGCGTTCTTAGCCGTTTCTTCCAAGGCCGGTGGGTTCATTGTTCTGATCAACTTGATTACAGGACCTTTCTGGCCGATGCAATATTTGCTCATTCCCATGCTTTCTGCCATTGCGGGTATAACAATTCTTTTTGGTAACCTGGCAGCTGTCCCGCAAGGAAATGTTAAACGTTTGATCGGTTTATCCGGTATAGCCCATGCAGGATATATGCTAATAGGTGTCATCGCGGCTTTTAAAGTTTCCTGGGCAATCCCGGCGGTAATATTTTATTTATACGCATACTTGTTTGCGTCATTCGCAGTGGCAGGAGTTATGGTACTCGTGTGCGGGCATAACGACGAAGATCAGCGCCTAGAGCATTACGAGAATTTGGCCAAGGCAAACCCGTTTCTAGGCTTTGTTCTTGGGGTAGGATTGGTCTCTCTGGCTGGGATTCCTCCAACAGCCGGTTTTATCGCTAAACTATTTATCTTTATAGCGGCTTATATAGCAGGCCTTTACGTTTTGTTAGGAATAGCCGTCATCGGCGTTGTCATCTCAATTTATTACTATTTCGACTGGATTCGGGAGACGTATTTCTTTGCCTGGAAAGCAAAGGATGATCGTAAAGAAGCTGAAGATGTTTATGCCTTGCCAGCGTCTTCTTGCATACACCGCTTTGTCTTAGGATTACTCGCAACGCTTACGATTGTTATGGGACTATACCAAGGAAGCCTTGGCGCGTTTATTTTTGCGGCTCACATGTAG
- a CDS encoding malate dehydrogenase — protein MTKKPIKIAITGAAGQIGYSLLFRIASGGLFGPDQPVSLHLIEIPQAMDALQGVVMELDDCAFPLLDSIVATSDLNVGFKDVNWVLLVGSVPRKAGMERQELLGINGKIFVSQGKAISDNAASDVRILVVGNPCNTNCLIALHNAHDIPTNRWFAMTRLDENRAKAQLAQKAGVPVTAISRMTIWGNHSATQYPDFYNAHINGKPAHEVIGDDAWLKNTFIPTVQQRGAAIIKARGLSSAASAANAAIDTVRSLVYPTPEGDWNSVAVFCDGSYNFPEGLITSMPIRSDGNEWEIVQNLDINAFSHEKIQASLKELSEERALVDSLLG, from the coding sequence ATGACAAAAAAACCTATTAAAATTGCGATTACCGGCGCTGCCGGTCAAATTGGTTACTCCCTCCTTTTCAGGATTGCTTCCGGTGGGCTTTTTGGCCCGGATCAACCGGTATCCCTTCACCTCATTGAGATTCCACAGGCAATGGATGCCCTTCAAGGCGTTGTCATGGAACTAGACGACTGTGCGTTCCCCTTATTGGATAGCATAGTGGCAACATCTGATCTTAACGTTGGCTTTAAAGATGTGAATTGGGTTCTTTTAGTGGGCAGTGTTCCTCGCAAAGCCGGTATGGAACGCCAAGAACTGTTAGGCATTAACGGCAAAATATTTGTCTCTCAAGGAAAAGCGATTAGTGACAATGCCGCTTCTGATGTGCGAATTTTAGTTGTCGGAAACCCCTGCAACACAAATTGCTTAATCGCTCTTCATAATGCTCATGACATACCGACTAACCGTTGGTTTGCGATGACCCGTTTAGACGAAAATAGAGCAAAAGCGCAACTGGCCCAAAAAGCAGGTGTGCCTGTAACCGCTATTTCGCGGATGACGATTTGGGGCAACCACTCTGCTACCCAGTATCCTGATTTTTATAACGCCCATATTAACGGGAAACCCGCGCATGAAGTCATAGGTGATGATGCGTGGTTAAAGAACACCTTCATTCCCACGGTTCAGCAAAGAGGAGCTGCGATTATCAAGGCGAGAGGGCTATCCTCTGCTGCCTCTGCCGCAAATGCCGCTATAGATACCGTACGCTCGCTGGTTTATCCAACGCCTGAAGGTGATTGGAACAGTGTAGCGGTTTTCTGTGATGGCAGCTATAATTTCCCAGAAGGCTTGATCACCTCAATGCCGATTCGTTCTGACGGCAACGAATGGGAAATTGTGCAGAATCTAGATATCAATGCGTTTAGCCATGAGAAAATTCAGGCCTCATTGAAAGAGCTTTCTGAAGAAAGAGCCCTGGTAGATAGCTTGCTCGGTTAA
- a CDS encoding ATPase, which produces MNLSEMNEQVKEASAWVTLLRQEIGRVIIGQKYLVDRLIVGLLANGHVLLEGVPGLAKTLSIRTLAQAIQAHFQRIQFTPDLLPADIIGTLIYNPQKAEFFTKRGPIFANIILADEINRAPAKVQSALLEAMQERQVTIGDTTYPLPEPFLVLATENPIDQEGTYPLPEAQVDRFMLKIKIDYPSQEEELKILNTMASTKPDYTINSVVSPQEILRSRKLIDSIYIDNKIKDYIIDIVFTTRDPMRFKLNLANMIQFGASPRATIALTLASKAWAFFHGRAFVTPQDVKNIAMDVLRHRVIISYEAEAEGLTSENIVQKILDTVPVP; this is translated from the coding sequence ATGAACCTATCTGAAATGAACGAACAAGTTAAGGAGGCTTCAGCGTGGGTGACACTCCTTAGGCAAGAAATCGGGCGAGTAATCATCGGCCAAAAGTACCTTGTGGACCGCTTAATTGTCGGGCTTTTGGCAAACGGCCACGTTTTATTAGAAGGCGTTCCCGGGCTTGCTAAAACCCTCTCGATTCGCACGCTTGCTCAGGCCATACAAGCTCACTTCCAGAGGATACAGTTCACGCCGGATCTGCTACCCGCGGATATTATTGGCACATTGATTTACAACCCGCAAAAAGCCGAGTTTTTCACTAAAAGAGGACCCATATTCGCTAACATTATTTTGGCAGATGAAATCAATCGAGCTCCTGCAAAAGTCCAAAGTGCATTGCTAGAAGCGATGCAAGAGCGACAGGTGACGATTGGCGATACTACCTACCCCCTGCCGGAGCCTTTTCTGGTACTTGCCACAGAAAACCCCATTGACCAAGAGGGCACATACCCGCTTCCTGAAGCTCAGGTGGACCGGTTTATGCTTAAGATCAAAATAGACTACCCTTCACAGGAGGAAGAGCTTAAGATCTTGAACACGATGGCTTCCACTAAACCGGACTATACCATCAATTCAGTCGTCAGCCCTCAGGAAATTTTGCGTTCCAGGAAGTTAATCGACTCTATTTACATTGATAACAAAATAAAGGACTACATCATCGATATTGTTTTCACGACACGTGACCCAATGCGTTTCAAGCTAAACCTAGCAAATATGATTCAGTTTGGTGCTTCGCCACGGGCAACCATTGCGTTAACCCTAGCTTCGAAGGCCTGGGCCTTTTTCCATGGCAGAGCGTTTGTAACGCCTCAAGATGTAAAGAATATCGCCATGGATGTACTGCGCCATCGTGTGATTATATCCTACGAGGCGGAAGCAGAAGGCCTGACTAGCGAAAATATTGTACAGAAAATCCTCGATACAGTCCCTGTCCCCTAA
- a CDS encoding thymidylate synthase: protein MKQYLDLLQHVLENGEERMDRTGVGTYSVFGAQTRFDISNSFPLLTTKKLHIRSILYELFWFLKGDTNIKYLNDHRVSIWDEWADENGDLGPIYGEQWVRWQRPDGKTVNQIDRVINDLKANPHSRRHIVCAWNPGVLDQIQVSPPPCHALFQFYVSGDNELSCQLYQRSADIFLGVPFNIASYAFLTYMVAQVTGMRPKEFVHTFGDLHLYTNHVDQAKEQLSREPRALPQLKLNPDIKSIYDFDFPDFEIVDYDPYPSIKAPIAI from the coding sequence ATGAAACAATATCTTGATCTTTTACAACATGTCCTTGAAAACGGTGAAGAGCGTATGGACCGCACAGGCGTAGGCACCTATAGTGTTTTTGGAGCACAAACCCGTTTCGATATTTCAAATTCATTTCCATTGTTGACGACTAAGAAACTCCATATACGGTCTATTCTGTACGAGCTGTTTTGGTTTTTAAAAGGGGATACGAATATTAAGTATTTAAATGATCATCGAGTGTCTATTTGGGATGAGTGGGCTGACGAGAATGGAGATCTTGGCCCTATCTACGGAGAGCAATGGGTTCGCTGGCAACGCCCTGATGGTAAAACGGTTAACCAAATTGACCGTGTGATAAATGATCTAAAGGCCAACCCACATAGCCGGCGCCACATTGTGTGCGCTTGGAACCCGGGTGTGCTGGACCAAATACAGGTCTCCCCTCCCCCTTGCCACGCGCTTTTTCAGTTCTATGTTTCGGGGGACAACGAGCTTAGCTGTCAGCTATACCAACGCAGTGCTGATATCTTTCTCGGCGTGCCGTTTAATATAGCATCCTATGCGTTTCTGACCTATATGGTGGCACAGGTAACCGGAATGCGTCCAAAGGAGTTTGTGCACACATTTGGCGATTTGCATCTTTACACAAACCATGTTGATCAAGCAAAAGAGCAACTTTCCCGCGAGCCTCGCGCGCTCCCGCAGCTTAAGTTAAACCCGGACATCAAGAGTATTTATGATTTTGACTTCCCGGACTTCGAGATCGTTGATTACGATCCATACCCTTCTATCAAGGCTCCTATAGCAATTTAA
- a CDS encoding site-specific tyrosine recombinase XerD, translating into MDEILEKPLLPETLLEPIGQFLAYITLEQGLANNTCDSYESDLSQCAHFLSKRGKMDWRTVEHEDISMWLCVLTERGYTVSTLSRKLSALRMFALYLYKEGARGDNFTELFQGPKRVRRLPNVLTVQEVEALIESPDLHSLQGIRDRAMLELLYSSGLRVSELCGLLLQSVDMDDGFLRVYGKGAKERVVPVGKMALEALANYLTSSRPAFVKTKTGSELFLSRLGVAISRKTVWLILKKYATLAGIKKNVKPHLLRHSFATHILANGGDLRVIQEMLGHADISTTEIYTSVEAGRTLSEHERCHPRAKQMDGQEFV; encoded by the coding sequence ATGGATGAGATTCTTGAAAAACCGCTTTTGCCGGAAACGCTTTTGGAGCCGATTGGCCAGTTTTTAGCCTATATTACTCTGGAACAGGGGCTTGCAAATAATACATGCGATAGTTATGAGAGTGATCTCTCCCAATGTGCTCATTTCTTATCTAAACGAGGGAAAATGGACTGGAGAACTGTCGAGCACGAGGATATCTCTATGTGGCTGTGCGTATTAACCGAAAGAGGCTACACGGTCAGTACTCTCAGTCGCAAGCTTTCTGCCTTACGTATGTTTGCGCTTTATTTATATAAAGAGGGTGCCCGGGGGGATAATTTTACGGAACTCTTTCAAGGGCCCAAGCGCGTGCGTAGGTTGCCAAATGTGCTCACGGTTCAGGAGGTAGAGGCATTAATCGAATCACCGGACCTCCATAGCCTTCAGGGAATCAGAGATAGAGCCATGCTAGAGCTCTTATACAGCAGCGGGCTGCGTGTTTCTGAGCTATGCGGCTTACTCTTGCAATCAGTGGATATGGATGACGGCTTTTTACGGGTCTACGGCAAAGGCGCTAAAGAGCGGGTTGTACCTGTTGGTAAAATGGCTTTAGAGGCACTGGCGAACTATTTAACGTCTAGCCGGCCTGCGTTTGTGAAAACAAAAACAGGGAGCGAATTATTTTTGAGCAGGCTAGGGGTGGCCATATCTCGCAAGACTGTATGGCTTATACTGAAGAAATATGCGACATTAGCGGGTATCAAAAAGAATGTTAAACCGCACTTACTGCGCCACTCTTTTGCGACCCATATCCTGGCCAATGGGGGAGACCTAAGGGTCATACAAGAAATGCTCGGCCACGCGGATATTTCTACCACGGAAATCTACACAAGTGTCGAAGCCGGGCGTACGCTGTCAGAACACGAGCGTTGCCACCCACGTGCCAAGCAGATGGATGGGCAGGAGTTTGTTTAG
- a CDS encoding 3-deoxy-7-phosphoheptulonate synthase: MKKISNTNLLDITALPTPKELMQEIPRSSSDEDFIDESRNAIHDIIFGNDKRILIVVGPCSIHDIEGGLEYAEKLAKLAEKVSDRIFIVMRTYFEKPRTSIGWKGLILDPHLDGSSNIKEGLSIARNFLKMVCLLKLPTGTEFLDPITPQYIADLTSWASIGARTTESQTHRQMASGLSMPIGFKNAIDGSVSAAINALKAAGQPQSFLGIDEEGQASAVRTKGNPNCHIILRGGKSGPNYANEHVVHTAELLDESGLKPAIMVDCSHDNSSKSNDKQKAVFRNMIEQIIDGNHTIIGIMLESNLKAGKQAFPQPIEHLTYGLSITDACLGWEETEELILEAYDALKPHFSA, from the coding sequence ATGAAAAAAATCAGCAACACGAACCTCCTTGACATCACAGCTCTACCCACGCCGAAAGAGCTGATGCAAGAAATACCCCGTTCATCCAGCGATGAAGACTTTATAGACGAAAGCCGTAACGCTATTCACGACATTATATTCGGGAACGACAAACGCATATTGATCGTGGTTGGACCCTGCTCTATACACGATATTGAAGGTGGGCTAGAGTACGCTGAAAAGCTTGCCAAGCTTGCGGAAAAAGTATCCGACCGCATCTTTATTGTGATGCGAACCTATTTTGAAAAACCACGCACCTCGATTGGCTGGAAAGGCCTTATTTTAGATCCACACTTGGACGGTTCATCTAACATAAAAGAAGGCCTCAGTATTGCGCGTAACTTTTTAAAAATGGTTTGCCTGCTAAAACTGCCTACAGGAACGGAATTTCTGGATCCCATCACACCTCAGTATATTGCGGACCTCACCTCTTGGGCATCCATTGGAGCAAGAACAACAGAATCCCAAACGCACCGCCAGATGGCATCCGGTTTATCCATGCCCATTGGCTTTAAAAATGCGATAGACGGCAGTGTGTCTGCCGCGATCAACGCACTTAAAGCAGCAGGACAGCCCCAAAGCTTTCTCGGTATTGATGAAGAAGGTCAAGCATCCGCAGTGCGCACCAAAGGCAACCCGAATTGCCACATCATTCTACGCGGCGGTAAAAGTGGGCCTAATTACGCCAACGAACACGTTGTTCATACTGCGGAACTGTTGGATGAGAGCGGGTTGAAACCGGCCATTATGGTTGATTGCAGCCACGACAACAGCAGCAAAAGCAATGATAAGCAAAAGGCAGTCTTCAGAAACATGATTGAGCAAATTATTGACGGCAACCATACCATTATTGGCATTATGCTAGAAAGCAATCTGAAAGCCGGCAAACAAGCCTTTCCCCAGCCGATTGAGCACCTTACCTATGGATTATCCATTACCGATGCTTGTTTGGGTTGGGAAGAGACGGAAGAATTGATTCTTGAGGCCTATGATGCTCTTAAGCCTCATTTTTCCGCTTAG
- a CDS encoding superoxide dismutase (SodA; manganese binding; only present under aerobic conditions; destroys free radicals), producing MTYKLPKLAYDYNALEPHIDAKTMEIHYTKHHAAYVDNLNKALQSTPEFKAPECPFELCATLDKVPEKIRTAVRNNGGGHANHSMFWELLSKSGGGEPKGHIAEEIKKTFDSFDAFKEKFAQAAMTRFGSGWAWLCIKEDGSMCICSTPNQDNPCMKGFVDCPGKPIMGLDVWEHAYYLNYQNRRADYVKAFWDVLDWQKVEENYKHATQCSCHH from the coding sequence ATGACTTACAAACTACCTAAGCTAGCGTACGACTATAACGCACTAGAGCCACATATTGACGCAAAGACAATGGAGATCCATTATACCAAGCACCATGCTGCTTATGTTGATAACCTGAACAAGGCGTTACAATCAACACCTGAATTTAAAGCACCTGAATGCCCGTTTGAACTATGCGCGACATTGGACAAAGTTCCAGAAAAGATCCGCACCGCGGTTCGCAATAATGGCGGCGGCCACGCGAACCATTCTATGTTCTGGGAGCTGTTATCCAAGTCCGGTGGCGGTGAGCCTAAAGGCCATATTGCTGAAGAGATCAAAAAGACCTTCGACAGCTTTGATGCGTTTAAAGAAAAATTCGCTCAAGCTGCTATGACACGCTTTGGAAGCGGTTGGGCTTGGTTGTGCATTAAAGAAGATGGCTCTATGTGCATCTGTTCTACACCAAATCAAGATAACCCTTGCATGAAAGGCTTTGTAGATTGCCCCGGAAAACCTATTATGGGACTCGATGTCTGGGAGCATGCTTATTACTTAAACTACCAGAACCGTCGGGCGGATTATGTTAAGGCATTCTGGGATGTGCTAGATTGGCAAAAAGTTGAAGAAAACTACAAGCACGCAACTCAGTGCAGTTGCCATCACTAA